The sequence tttttaaattgttttgttttggcGCGCTCATTTTCGAAATTAGCTCTTCGAAAATCAGATGGGCAGCGCTGCCAGCGTCATTGTTTTcttgttgttgcctttgtgtGATTTTGACagatttaatttgtttaatgcTTTTAATGGCACTTCTTTGGAGTTTTGGGTCTTCGCACCTGATTCTGAACGTTGATGAGCAGCTGGGAGTGGGCGGGGTCACCGCCAACCAGCAAGTTGCAGAGCAGGAACCACAGGAAGGCGCGACTGTGCTTGAAAAAGTGATTGCGGCTGACGACGCGACCGCAGCAAGTGGCACGCGAATGCGTTTTTTGGGCAGTAATCGCGTACAGGTGCGACATTCGCCAGCGGATGTGCGATTGGCGAACAGCCTGGGCGGCATTCGCGACGCGCTGGTGCGGATGCTCCGCTTCCAGGATCATTTCGACACGACACTCACGATGAATTGTAAATAAAACCGCTCTGCACGATGAACCACTCGCGTAGACGTATGCGTTTTATATTATTTCCGTAATTTTTTTCACAATTATTTCCCCTTCAGAATTTTGCGACCGAATCTTTTCGGCCGCCGCTGCGAACTGCTGCGAAAAACGAAACGCGTATTTTTagggtatttttattttcgacaGCTCTCAGCGCTTGGTGAATGGTCACACAGTCAGCTGATTTCGAATttgctctctcgctctccatttAACAGTAATGTTAAGTTACACCACCGCCAGTGATGCCATTATTTTGTGAGGGAAAAATGCTGAATCAACAAGAGCTTAAAAAAAAAGCGAATCTTTACGGAAAAAACTTATGAAAAAtgtgttttttataaaataatgtaatttattttttattatttttgttttctgcAAATTGACTATTGTCAtattaattaaacaaacaaaataattcaaaTATATTGATACATAGGGGCGTGACTAGGCTTCGGCGCCCCTAtgaaaaaagtttatttacGGTGAACATTATAgcaacaaatttattttatttatttaaaattagaaatggtctttgactctaccagcGGAATTCTGTTACCTTAAATTTTGGTAATATTTTTAGTTAGCCCTTTGGTATTATTcgatataatttaaaatttgccCGGAATTACACGAAAAAAAGCTAAATCCGAAAGAAAGCATTGCATCCTAACATTGCTGTTAAACGTTTACTAGTTTTCGAAATCAGCTGACAAGTGTGACCGTGCGGGATTCCCAGAAGAGTGCTGCCAACCTGCTCCAAGTGCATGTGGTAGATctaaaaatactaaataaaaAGATGTAATATCTTGTTTACACATGTACGTCAAATTAGCATTCTTAACTTGACGCCTTTTTTATCTTGCGATTTTCTTGTTGTTTTGGGGCTTAATcgaacaaataaaaacaaaaatgaactATCGTAATATCTACGACTTACATTGGACCGATACGTATCCGTCTCTGCGTTGCAATCttttgactgaaatcattataaatTAAGGGcgtaaaaagaaaaaacaaaaatacttGAAAATGTTATTCTCCCAATAAAAACTTTATCAAAGAAGGAACAAATATTTGTGCTTCCTTGGAAGAAATCCTAGTTTATTTATACACATGAATAGTAGTggtaaaaattttcaaaatcttaaaaaaattaactttCTTCAAATATGCTGTTTGGAAATAATTGGTTTCCGTTTCATTCATTTTGGAATGGCCTGATGAGCATTTTACACGATTTGAGGTTAAGTCTTCCCCTTCCGTTCCATGTACTCCACCAAATACCATTCTCGTCTGTCAGATTCATTTGCGATGAGTGATAATAACCATTTAAATTGCTGGAAAATTGTTATCAATTACAGTATGGAAAGTTTGATAATCGTTTATATATTTACCATTGAGAATTGGCCCACCAAGACCAACAAAACTCTCTGTTATAACAGCCATAGTAACAGCCATTGTGATTGAATTTCTTATTCACAGATGCCGACAAGGCATCTCCAGCATCACCGGAGTACGCCCCAAGGGACCTTAAATTGTATCCTTCGTTTTCGCTGCCAATCACAAAGTTATCATACCTTGCATAAGCAGTAGAACCGTCAAAATCGGCAATTTGAATGTATAATTCATGTCTTCGGCTTGTAGTCAACTCATGTAGCTTTTGGCAACCAAACCAGAACTCTCTTTCAAGATTTCCAAATCCTTGTTTATACCAATATTTATGCATAAAGTTCAGTGTGTTAAAGGATACAGTTCCGTCGATTCGACGCTGGATTACCATCCATTTTGGACTGGCGGAGGGGATATCCTCAAAAGCTGCTTCGAAATCTTCGATTCCAGGTAGCTTTACAATTTGAATGCCATTTTCTTCTTTCAGTTTCACTAGGgattctagttcggcgattcGATTATTTTTCACTCGCAGTTCTTCCTCCACATCCTTAAGTTTGTGTTTTAAAAGGTTAATCTCGAGCTTTACGCTCTCGTCTTGATCGCTTGCTCCACTCTCCTTTTTCTTCTCTAAATCGGAACTGATCTGAAATATTAGTTAGTTTATAGGGACTTAAAGAAAACAATAATTACGTTTATACTTACTAGGAGATTCTCAGTAGAAGATTCTTTCTTCTCGGGGTTCATTGCGAATTCAAATACTAAGGGCTCTGatccaaaatattaaaactaatGTCGTAGTGCTATTAACTTAAGGCCAACACCAAAAGTACCTGTTAATTCAAATATTTTGGTTAGCTACCTTAttgcttttttaaaaattaaataaataaagcggTCGGCAGCCGAGCTCAACTAACTTGACACGTACTTACGTATATTAGTGATTTTAAACCTAACTGATAAGCAACGCggttaaaataatataaaaaattccGGGAAGCTTACGAGATAATGTTAAACAGAATTCTATTTCGTTAATGCAATTTTGTTTACTTGGCGTTTTCTTTGTTTCAAGTGGCACTGTTATGACTCATTGAAAAATGCGGGAAACCTAATATataatacatatgtatattagGGCGGTccataaaataaaatcctATTCTTACGTTAGTTTAAAGTGTGCTAAAAATGCAAacactatttttttttaagatttagATATTTTGGATCGTCTTCAAAATTACTCAAAACCCGAAATGTTtatttgaaaataatatatttgatCAAAAGCAACAATGCTTATGAGTTATAAGCTTTGcttttttcataaaatttattttacctACCATAGGCGGGTTAGGGTAGGACCCTAAAAATGTCCACATAAAGGTGGACCACCCTAATCTATATTGACTTATAGGCATATATATGAAATGTACACTAGTCGGCGTAAGTATTTTGATGAAACAaatgttaaatatattcatactTACTTCATGTACAATTATGCATCAGTGGGaagattatttaattttcgttTGAAATATACAagatttttctttttgtttcgtcaaaatacttatgccgACTAGTGTATATCAGTCTGGGTCGAACGTTCGATCAAATGTCTCATTCGTTAATAc is a genomic window of Drosophila suzukii chromosome 2L, CBGP_Dsuzu_IsoJpt1.0, whole genome shotgun sequence containing:
- the LOC108007472 gene encoding fibroleukin, which produces MNPEKKESSTENLLISSDLEKKKESGASDQDESVKLEINLLKHKLKDVEEELRVKNNRIAELESLVKLKEENGIQIVKLPGIEDFEAAFEDIPSASPKWMVIQRRIDGTVSFNTLNFMHKYWYKQGFGNLEREFWFGCQKLHELTTSRRHELYIQIADFDGSTAYARYDNFVIGSENEGYNLRSLGAYSGDAGDALSASVNKKFNHNGCYYGCYNREFCWSWWANSQCNLNGYYHSSQMNLTDENGIWWSTWNGRGRLNLKSCKMLIRPFQNE